Genomic segment of Drosophila simulans strain w501 chromosome 2R, Prin_Dsim_3.1, whole genome shotgun sequence:
AACAGTTGTGTGTGTTAGTCGGTGTGTGTGGCGGCGAAGAAAGCGATTGTCGGtggggaaattaaaaacaaacgtTTCTAAGGCATTTGTCAATATGGATGGATAGCATAATGAAACTATGAAAGCCTCGCTCACGTCGCTGGAAAGCAGTTTAGCTGCGGAAGAGGGTTATTGCACCGCCAACACTCGTCATTACGACGCACTTTCCCCTTGGACCAACACACTCGACTTGGCCAATCAGCCCGGCATTCAGGCAACTCACAATTTCCATTACGCCTCGTGATGATAAGATGATGGGTGGAGTTGGAACTGCAGGAAGGATCTGTTCAGTAGCATTGCTCCTTGGCCTGCAGAATGGAGCTGTCTTCATTCATCATTTGAAGAATGCGTTCTAAAGGGTTACCCCATCTCGACTTGAACCAggttaattgagtttttctTAGGCTCATAAAGAAGTCGCTTCCATTGGGCGCAAATTGAAGTACCCTTTACAAATTCAACCTATAAGATACATTTCTGTGCTGCAGATACAGCATTTCTCATGCTGTTTAGTCACTCTTCCGAAGGGTATAGAGAAATCTGTAGATCGTGCATGGGAACTTGCGGATTGAATCGATGGTGCAGCAATCCCAAACGAAGACCCCCGCTGGGGGCACCACCGCCTCCCCTTTTGGGGCCACCAAAGGCATTTCAATTAGGGCCAAAGCTGCAAGCTGCAGCCAAAGTGCGTGCTCATCGCATCGTAAACAATGTGAATTTAcacttttttcaattaacaaaaacaaccTGGCTGCTCCACCAGCTGCAACTCTTCGCGTGGCTTTGAATTACTCACGCATATTCGTTGATATGCAGAAGCCGCCGATTCGCTTTGTTTGACTTTGGTCAAGTGAAAGTGTATGGATATCCAAATGGTCAGTCGGCAGTTCGCGCCATTTCGTTCACGCACATATTTTAAATCTATAATTTGATAgcattttttatatctttttgaCTAGCTAGCTAGCGTGCAGCCTACggatattttttgaaaagtatCTAAAAGTTTTTGACAGTCGCGTGCCGTGAAAATACATACGTTAAACATATGAGAAATTAGATTGTTCGGAGATAAAAGAGAATGGCTGGAACTTTAAAATCGCTTACAACATATTACCAAATCCTCTTGATATGCGAAAATGTAAGTCTATGCAGCTCCGCGATCCACAACGATCCCTAGACATTGATTTCGGTATCCTGCCTTTTTATGGCACGCCACCAATTTCAATTCCGGCCAGCAATTTTGGCCAGCCaactaaatcaaatttcatacatatgtgtggTATGTGGAAatccttttgcattttgcattcgatttgatttcgttttcgtttgcGGCGTTGATTGACTGGCGTGCCTCTAGGAGCCTAAAAAACAACCGAAAACAACTGAGAAAAAACGAATAAAACCCACTAATTGCCCGGAGCGTAGCTGCTTGAACGCCCCCTCGCCGAATAGGGAAATGTAATGGggaaataattgaatttgaattttttatggtGCAGGCGAAAAACTTACCGCAAACTGGGAACTGCCTCCAAATGGTGAACCTCCGAATTGCGAACTGGCCACCGCCGGCGATTGCTTGGCATTTTCGTTCGCGATGAACAGGAGCTGTTCCTGGTAGGAGCCCGGCGATGGGGAGAATCCGCCGGAACTGGCACGGAATCCACTCAGCGAGGGCGGCTGTGGCCGCGGAAAGGAACCGGATGATGGCACAAATCGATTTTGCGATGGGAAATAGTAGCTGGAAGTATCTGAAGGTCGCACAGTTTGTTAGTTATGTAAATGCGTAAATGTGTCAACaagcaattaatttgttcACTCCAGCGCCTCTGGCAACGCATGGCCATGAAATGGCACAGTCCCCAAATGCCGAAAATCATTGCTCTTAATTGCGCGAAAagtgtaataaataaataaataaaaaatatatataaacagcCAACGGCTGGCGCAAAATGTTTTGGGTCGCAAATTTGTCACAGCCGCACAGTGGGTCAAAAATTgtgtatttctttttatctAAAAAATCATATTCATCAGCTCTAATCTCTTTAATATAGCAATGCCTtagttttatattaaaataacaatataaaaaaactaTGTATTAATGAAAAACGAACTTAATTTTGTACTTTTGTCACACTGtataattttgcaaatattttgcgcCTTTTTCGCTACATTTGTCAAACAAAAGTGAATGTGAATCAAGTGAATAACACTGTTTTCGGTTCAAAATTCCCTTAGTTTGGGGGGTTTCTTCTTTGATTTTACAACAAGTAATCGCAAAACTAAATCTGTTAGCCTAAAAAGTTCACTTCGATTTCTCCATAAATAACATATAATAACagcttattatattttataaatttatagattttataGTTAGGCTAATAATACGtcattaaattgttaaatgttaaGACCTGTTTGTCCCATTTTTCATGTTTACTTTGCAACATCTTTGGCggcttatttattattgctcAATTCTGCTTTTTACTTGAGATTATTATGAATGATTGGAAAACGAAACTGTAGCAAAACTGCcagtgaatattttttaaataatgcgAAATATTTCGTGTGGAGTAGGATGATAAAGTGGCGAAGAGTCACCCAACTCGTAGCTTATGTGTTGCATGCATCACAATCCTGACTCTTTGACCCACTACGTCTTGccttaaaaataagaaacaagaaaaaatgcaGCTCAACCACGcgaagttaattttttttttaccctcGTATGTCGACAGATTTTCCAGTcgctaattgaaaattaaaatatcataTGGCCGCAGTATTTCAAATGGATTTTATCAAACGAATTTATGCAAGAGCCTCGAGTGCTGGGAATTGTGGAGTGGGGACAACGCCTACATCGATTCGAGTCGAATTTATCTGGCTCTTTTGGGCTTCACACCTTGTTTTTACCTGAAACGTTTTTCAACTGCAAGTAATTGCCGTTTATTATCGCATCTAAGAACGCGACGAGGCGTCGCATGTCTCGCACATTTGGCGCGAGTTGTCGAAATGACTGACTGGAGATTAGTTTAGGGTTTGATTAATGGCCCAAAAGATCTGTCAGAGGAAATATGCCCGAAAATTGGTGTGCCaaggcagctgcagcagcccGTTGAGTGCTTAAGTTCGTTCAAAAACACGCCCACTTCCGTTGTTTTCATTAAGTACTTGTTCaattcttaaaaattaattgaattaaggTTGAAGTTATTTGATTTATGAGTGAAAAAAATCTCATCCCGTCCagttgattttaatatttattaatttaatatgggATTTATGCAGAATAAGAATTTTACATATACTTTACTCGTGTATATGCACTGCTTGCCGTTCTGATTGGAACACTGCTTGCTGTGGTGGTTGGGTTCAATGTTAGCTCATTCTGCTCTGAAACGGTCGATGGTGCTGCGGTCTAAGTTCCGCATATtgtattgaaataaatttcttAGGTTGTGGTTCCGAGTTCTAATCCAACGCGAGACAATGTAATAAAATTCtattatataacatttttcCTTCTGCACTGTGGCAAGAGTGGTTACTATTTCCAGCGTAGCTCGCTCTAATCCGCAGAAGGTAGATCAAATCGTTCATCCTCCATTGCCGTTGACACTGCACTAGTGTTCCATATAACTAAGTGGGCATTGCAGTTCGTATGTGGGTGAAtacactttgtttttattttccaactatttttgtggcattttctCGATTAATAGCTCATTAGCATGCTTGTGCGCACTTGacccaaaatcgaaaaaccaTCGAAATCGAATTCAAAAATGCCGATTTGATGTCGTGACACACTTGCCTATTTCTGGACAGAATTTTACGAGACGCCGGCAACCTTCGGGCTCTAGTCGCATAAATAAGCCTATCTATCGATCGCAATTGGAATTTATTGTAATTGAGTTTGGAGAATTCAATATGTGAGCAGACTATGATAATCAGAAGAGATGGGTACGAAAATTTGAATGCGCCATCCAATTATATTAGttgcaaatataataatatattactATCAGCCTTCGGAGGATTTTTCGTGGACGACATGGTGTTTTTTCTGACACAGGGGAATATATTTTGGCAAGGTCGTTGCACgactttcccttttttttcgcgGACGGGGCAACGGAGTGGGGCGCCGGCTAATCATCTTGGGCCGCATGGACTTCGAAGAGGGCTCCACCACAATGACTTTACGTTTGGACTTCAGCTGCAGTGATTTATCCTTGGCGGATGTCATAAGTGCTAGCTTCCGTTTCTGCGCCATTTGAACTCTTTTCTTTATCAAGGccttgattttcagttttgaCCGCGCCATAGTGGTCTTCTTCGGCAGATTCTTCTTGGTTTTTTTGGTCACTCCATCCATAGCCCTTTTTGGCGACTTCAAATCTTTTTGCTTGCCAATTTGGCTACCTGTCGAGCTGTCCGCGTTGTCGTTAAAATTCATTACACTAGATATTTGTTCAATTCCCAATTGACTTTGCTATTTGTTGCGATAATGCTGTACTGGGAATTTCTGCTTAATAATCGGAGTGTTTTCTTTCAACCGACTTTACTACTGGCCTTTGTTCAAAGGTCTCCCCAAGTGACAGTCCCTTTGAAAGCTAAAGCAAAGGAAGCTACTACATACAATGGCTTTCAAATCCGTTTTAACTTAGCCGCCTGTCCACTTCTAGCTTCTAGCTTAGCCAAGGTGGCTCTCTAACTGTCGTCtccatttggcatttggcgaAACCGAACggaaaaaacaagaagaaggaAAATGGTCGAAACAATGGGGCCGCAAACGATCGAGGGGCGTTCTGTGGGCCAAGCGGTTCAATGCAATACCATTTTCAGCCATCGGACATCGGCGATCATCGGGTAGTTGGTACCCAGACTGGTCACGTCAAGTGCTATTCGCCCAGCACAGTGTATTCTGCTGAGAATGCTAGTAAATGTTTATtcatatgtgcatatgtgcatatgtgcACTAATGATTGCTCAGGGTAcaaatttataacattttaacGTGTTTAAGCGCTTTAgcatatatttgatttttatatttatggagATTTTACGTTTAAGTAACCAttactatatttaatttgatgtgTGTTAACTCCCTTTTTcttttaagttgtttatagCTTTTTTCTGAGTAAATTAATCTGAATTTCAAGGTGTGGCATGAATTTAATCATTGACTTAATAAGAtcctaattaaatatttaacttaccCACGACCACTGTGGCATATTGCATTCGGCGTCTTGACATTTACGATTTTGAGCaaagaatttgaaatttgcacGGCATTATAGCTGCTGGTTCCGCCGATCTCAGAGCTCGCACATCATTTGATATATTATAGATAATGGTATTGGGGTCTTGAGAGCAGCCGGCTAATTACGCTGGCGACAATAGACCGGGCATTTTCAGATTCATTATATCGCACTGGGCTGGGCTGGTGCAACCAATtgcgaaaataaaagcatGAAATCTTGCAGCCTCTTCTTCATTTGtagcttttttgttttttttttttttttcgattttttcacctcgtatttttgtttgttttttttttttttgctttttgtgcgAAATGTCAAGCCATGGCGCAAATACTTCAGCAGAAGTGCAACAAAAGCGAAGCAAACAGccagaaacagcaacaaatgacagcagaaacaacaagtTGAACTTTACGTTTTCCTTAACTTTAATCAAGTTTCTTGGCTGGTCGCTCACTGCGATGCATTCGCtattgttgcttttattgttgAAGCGgcttcttcgtttttttttattcattgaaGGTCGTCGTTTTTGCCTGCAGTTTTGAATGAAGCGCAACATTTTGAAAGTTACACtcccaaaaaaatattgttgccCGTAGTGAGATAAGAATTCTCAAGCAATTCACTTAATTACTCAATGAGTTCCCACATTTTAAACTTACCCCACATTAGATATAATCAGAGTCACAAATAAAGACACTCCCATTTAGCAGATAGTTATGACTATATTTACCTAGGCCTAGCTAAACCATAAATACTTGGATGCTTGGCCATGCTGAACTCATTTCCTACATCTGACATCATACACCCGCGCCCAGTTCAGCAAACCCGATATGATTGCTTCCATTGTGCTTCTATTTGTTTgacaaaatttcatttaatttactcacTTTTAATGGACTTCGCCGAACTGATCAGAGCCAACTCGAAagataacaaacaaaataatcataaagaacagcaaaattgaaaatggagaCTGGAAACGAGAACAATAAGCTTCCGACTCCGCTGGCGATAATATCAAAGACAAATAAACTTGAGAAGTCTTTCAAGAAGTGGACAATGTTCTGGCCGCGGCGATTCGCTAATTAGAAAATAATGCCCACAGGGCCCAAGGTCAGGCTTGTGCGATGAAAGTGAGTCAGGCAGATTATTAGCACTAATGGGTTTACTTTTTCAGCTGCACCCACTCAGAGTGGACAAGTTTGTCGCCTCAGTCTTTTCATCACTTTCCTGAGTTCATGCCAATGGCACGTTTGtcgcctaagtcttttgtttaaCTTCTTGAGAGCTGTAAGAATTTGCAAGTTTACCGCTTCGCCGCTTGGGCTTACATCATGCGAGGCGTTTGCCCAACTCGTGCACATTCcgatttagtttttaattatatttactaATACTCCACAGTCGGCAGTCGGTTAATTACATATGCAAACTTGTTACACAAAGTAAGCCGAATGCGAGCAGTGAGCAGCGCAACCGAAAGCAAAACAactgcaaaaaccaaaacaaagaaaactgTTGCAAGGCAACTCGGCCAACAGCTCtccagctggctggctggctggctggttggctttTATTGTTGGCCAAACATTCGAGATTGGAGCACTGGGCGGGGGGCACCCACTGGGCTGGCCAAATGTGTGGCAAGCCACCAGCCAGAGGCAGCCAGCAAGTAGCAGCGAGCAAGTAGCAAATGGCAGAATGCAAAACTTCAAATACACAGTTTGtcagcaaataaacaaaattcacATCTACCCATTGTGGGTAAAATAGCGAAATATTTGCAGAGCTAGTCTCCTGGCCACCGATGTTTGTGTTTCGATAAGTGGGCTTACAAACAAAACCGAGCGAGTAAATAAAAACTGTTCACAGTTCATGAAGGAGCTAAAGTGATCTATATCGttgaaataacaacaaataatgGGCCACACGGAAGTTGCTTAATTGTAAGTAGATTTAAAAGTATTAcgcatttgaaaatattttatacaattgaattaataaacaaagaaCATTCCTGGTGCCCACATTGCGAACGTTACTGTCGTTAATCAATGCGTCTAACATGACAGAACCCTTTAATTAAACACCATCTAATGCCAGCGGGAGTGGAGGAAGTGAGTCCAAGACTTGTCACCTCGGGAATGCGGCTCCGTCGCCAAAGGCCAGCTGGGGCAGGGAAAGAAATCAGAAGACAGCTCCACACCCTCAAAGTTGAAGTCAAGTCAAGTTGAAGTGTCGCTGGTTTGTAACTGGCTGGCGGTCAGCGATAGCTGAGAACAACGCAGTGCACACCCCCGCCGAAGTACaggcaaattaaatacaattaaggCAGAAATAATTGCCAGGCCATAAACAGGTTCTGGCCGGGATTAGAATGTGGCTGGCTCGGTGCGGCTCGGCTGGGTTCTTTGTGCGggtgttggccaagttggcaTTCTAATGCCAATGTCCTTGGCTGGGGGTTGTGTGCACACATAAATGATTGATTGGAATTTTCGCCTTTCGTTGGCCAACCGGCAAGCGGATATTGTTTATGCTGAGCAGTCGGAAATGGAGCTCTCACAAGAGCTACATAAATCAATTATGAAAACCAGAAAAGCAGCGAGCGGGCCATTTAAACTGGTTTCGAATACATTTCAcagtttgctttatttttccatttttccctattttttgtttttttttttccagctagCTTGTTTGCCTATGGTATTTGCATAAACAGTGCAACTTGTAGAGCAATTATACGCAAATTTTGGTCAATGGGCGAACAGGTTGGCTGCTTTTGCTGGTGAATGCAAAAGTACGACACTAAACTGGGTGACTGTATACTCGTAGTTACAGACTCTAGAGCTCTTCAAAATGTTAGCAGGTGCCTGTGGCCTATCTTGTCCGCATTTCGTATCATATTCGggttgcataaataaattaaaagtcgGTGCTACTTTCCCACCCCTTCCGCCTGCCTGGGAACCATGGACTTTGGAGCTCGTCATCAAAATACCTgaaattgaaagcattttCGGTGGAAACCGCATAAATTTGTAAACCATTTAGCCTAAAACCTTCGATGTGCCGCCAGACAAAAAGTAAACACAGCAGCAACTACGGGGCgtggctggccaaaaaataaaaacaaaatacgaaaGACTTTACGTAATGCTCGCTGAGGTCAGTTTTTTTGGGCGgtgaaatgaatgaatttgGTGAACGAAAGGCCCCAAGGGCCAAGCCCCaaaacgaaagtgaaatttcCATCGACCATCGATCGGAGTCAATGTTTCATTGGCCACGCTTGATTTTGGGCTCatgattattttaattaaataatcatcatcaatttacatttttttttatatttttacaaagCCCAAAGGGTAGGtcgaattttaataaattgatgtAATGGATTTCTGTGTGGAAGAAtacatttgaatttaatttggaaaattggTAACTAATGGACAAATTTCGATTTGAGGAAAGCGTTTAGGAAAAACGCGTTTTACCTATTTATCTTAATTGTATATTGTATTAAAAATCAGCAGAATCTTGTACGTTACTTTATATTTGCAATGCAAGGCAGCCTAATTGGATTTTATGCCACTAGCAGAACTtcaaaaaactatttattacCTAAGCAATGGCGACTTCACAATCaacttcgtttttttttttaagattttgcCTAAAAGGACAATGGAAATGAATGTTCGAGTTCGTGGCTCAATGAAAATGGCAAGCGAACATGAAAAACTTCTTAGCTGGAAAATTCTTTAGCCGGTTTTCGCGTTGGCCCCATACCACTCCCGAATTGGCGAAGTGGCCAAAACAGAAAACTGGTTCAATTCCAGCTCTAAGCCTGTGCGGGTGGCACCACCCTCACCGCCCTCTCCCCTTTTAAGCCCACTCACAGAAAGACacgacttggccaaaaggcaaagaCTTCAAATCCAGCTGCGATCCAGAGTTGGCCCTTCGTTGGcttgttttccgttttcggTTTGTGTTtggtattgggtttttttGGCTTGGGTTTCTTGGGCGCTCGTGCTGGGTTCAAAGTTGGAGTGTGGAGTCCAAATTTCTGGGTGAAAGGCCGCCGctgctttgcattttgctgGCTGTCTTCGCTGTTCGATATTCTATCAATTATTTGATGTTTGATTTGTGCTTCACACTCGAATGTTGATTTTTCGTCTGCCGCTCGCTTGTTTTCCCACCGAATTGAATTTTGGCTTCGTCAGCTTTGCTCGTGCCAgccattttttgttaattttatttttttcgagGTGCGACTGCACTTTGTTTACGTTCATTTTAACCATGTTGTTCCTGCAgtcaacatttatttttgtggctcTCTTTCTCGAGCTGCTCTTTTGACTTTATGTAATTCGCGAAGCGTGCTCTAATAAAAGCACCAGAtagccagcaacagcaagaaaaaaaattatattgcaaatattaaaactaaattacgAGCGCAAATGCAAAcgagtttttttgtttagcgATTGCAAATACCCGCGCACTCGAATCGAGAAAAAAACAGATTGTGCTGGGTGCCAAAGTGGTCCGACTTCCTCGGCTCGATTTTGAACTGGGCTTGGCCCAAGGCAAGACTTGACTTGGCTCGCCGTCTCAGCCATAAATCTCGTTTAATAAGAGAGCAAATCAAacggaaaagcgaaaagaaacTAGAACTGTAACCCAAACctaatgaaaataattgcatGGGTACAAATAATCAGATGGGGAAgtctaaaaaaaaaggttacGTTATAATATATTACCAATATTCTGTGTGGTTTCGTCTTAAcccaaaaatgttaaatgttaacaACATATCACTCTTTTGTCCCACTCACTTCGGAAGCCTTTAATCTACTTGTATCTCCATTTGTGTTTCAGGAATTCTAAGAGACCGACCCGCAGACAAATCGCCGGCATTAGTGTGCTCCACTTCCAGAATGGCGAACACATTTAGGCACTCGAATTATCATTCCAGCAACGAAGCCCAAATTCCTTGCCATTGTCAGCACTCAATCTCGATCTCCAATCTGCCGTAGATTCCAAACAAATCGAGAGAACAGATCCCAAATACCGAATCCCTGGCACGTAGCAAAATCCAAACCAAATAGAATGCCGCCGAAAAAAGTGGTTCTATATGAATGGAGCTTTGAAAAAGTGTAGCACGTAAGTTGTTAAAACCAAAAAGTGAGGTGTGAAAAACTATTGACCGCCTTGGTCTGCCTCCTAAGTTTTTCCTCATCAACCAACGGGTTGCCTTTCTAAGTTGGTGGTGTGCCACGTCGAAGTGGTAGTGTTGATTGAATGTCTGGTGACGGAGTGAGTAACCGGAGGATCGTGTGTCTGGGCCTTCGGTTTTCTGTGGGTTTCTGGTGTTTGGgcgctttggtttttccttttgccacgATGTCGTGCTGCCATTGTTCGCATTAGTGTTGCATATTAAGTAATAGAACTGTTTTTCCTCGCTCCCTATCTGAATCTCTGGGCCAGCTCCATCAGAGTCTGTTGCCTTCCAACTGGTGGCACTGCCGCCAAGTGGCGCAATGTCCCGCAATCGAAGTGCTGAGTGAGTtgtggccattaaaatgcaagtGGCGGATAGAATTCAGTTGTGGTAAAAGGGATTgcttgcatttcaaatgtACACTCAACggtgtttttttgttaaaatggAGCAAAAAACGGGGCTCTAAATTCTAATCTACTTTTGCTGTAATCAtagtttcaattgaaaattctTCACACCTCAAATCAATTTGAGGTAATTTCCTTGCTGACATACCGAGTGCTACCATAAACAATCACAAAATGATTATGTAACCTTAGCCTACACCCAGAAATACATAATTCACGATTAGATCTGTCTCTCAAACGGCACAAATTTCTATGCATTGTGATTTTCCGCATAATTTTGTCCAACTCTTGGCTGTTTTGTGTCTTTTCTTTTGGCGAACATAAAGAATGGCCCAACAAAAGCACCAGacatgacaaaaaaaaagcaaaaaacacaaCATTTTGCCGCACGCTTCAACGACAAAATGGTCAACAATCTTGGCTTAGTTTTGTCGGCCAGCTGtctattgttgttgtaatcACAAtgggtatatacatatagccaCATAGCTGTTCTGGTTGCCGTGATTTATTGTGTGAACAACAAGGTTTCTTCTCCCGAGCttcgctttgcttttgttCTGCCTCCGCCATTTGCATATTCCGTTTTTGGGAACCGTAGGCTTCATTTGGTCCCGGGTGCCACTTCAAATTGGGCGTGTCCAGGTATCATAGAagccatacatacatacagtACACCCTCAAAGCTCAGTGGGTGCCCAAGTGGTTGGAACCGCCATGAGTGGCTAAGAATTGGCTTCCATCGATCGCATGAGTTCAATGAAccaaagtgaaaaaaaattaaaagccctGCAGTTCTCGAGTGTTATTAAAGCAAATAACACTTGAGATGGGTTCGTCAGGTTGCCAGCCACCGTCAATCAAGGGTTATCAAGAGTTGAATGGCTTTTGAAGAGTCTGGCGACGCCAACGCGCggaaatccgaatccgaatccgtatCCCAAATACTGTCCAATAACTGATGCCTCAATGTGCGGATTACTTAGCGAAGGAGCTGGCTTTGCAAATTGCCAATTCATTGTTACCCGCTGCCGCTTACCACCACTCATGGcttgacatttttattaaaaaacgcAGAGTCCGCGAACGATCTGCAATCAGGCGATCAGCAGTGTCTGCAGCAAAaagggcatattttattttatgcatgcCGCTCGTTAAGAGACCGCTTCTTCTGCTTTTGCCACAAAACTGAAGAGAACTGCACAGCAAGGAAATACTAAAGAAATGCAGTTATGTATAAGCCAAATCTAaacttaatatataaaaaacagTGTTGAGGAAAAAACAGTGTAAATTCTAAGCGAACTATGCTGAAGAATTTACTTCTCTCAGTGCAACTGAtgacgcaaaaaaaaatatttctctgagtgtttgtttgccttgtttgCTGTTGCAGCCAAATTGCcagcttttgttgttgttactgcttTTGGGCATCATTTCCTGCTTAAAAGGCCGCTGCAACTGAGCATTCAGCCGAAGTCGCGGGCAAAGAAGAGGATACTCCTCTTCATTCCCTGAagacacatatatatttatagggCGGCCTGATGAACCGTAATCCCAAGGATAActgcatatttttattacaggTTTCCCCCTGCTTTGCACtgcttgctgttgttgtcgcgGTAGCTGGCCCATAATTTCCAGTTACAAAAGGCCACAAAGGAAACGAATGACTTAAGACGCAAACTTGTTTTCCTTGCGGAACATCCGTGAATGGCACATCAACTTAAATGTCTATGCAGGCTGAGTGTacattgtatttttaaattgagaAACCATTATAGGCCTCCAATTTTGGCCAATTATTAATAAAGACAATAACTTGCAAAATTAAGATGTAAATGTATAACTTGTAGGTGAGCAAAAGTTAATTATCTCTAATCGTTGATATTTCCTGGCCTTTACAAATATTTCCCTATCCAAAATGGGTTAATGGGCAGCTTAACCCCATTGACTTGCCGCTCGATCGCTCATTTCAAAGAAGACAAATGACAAAATGGCAAAATCAACCGCATAATATACCTTGAAAATCGCCTACCGAATATtatttctctttctctttgcCATTTTGGGGGGTACATAGTTTTGCGAGCCGAAAAGGCTTAATGACTGCAAATTGAGGCGAACTCCGAAGCGGAGTTTAAATTTGCACTTTGCAACACAAAACGGAAATGCCAGACGGCTAAGAGAACGTGCAAATGGGTCAAGGATTTAGGCCCATTTAGCCACACTCCATTGGCTacgattttatatttttttttttttgggccggGCGCAAAGTTCAACCCAGAATGGACGCACACACCTGGCCTGTTATTTGACTCCGCCTTTGGTCTCAAAATATTGGCGCTTGTTGTGTCACTGGGCCAGCAATCATTAGCCAAACATGTGCCACATATAAACTTCAGCCAAACCAGCAGCACAGCGGGTTGTCCCATTCAACTGGCCATGGCTGTGCAATATCTACattcatgtatgtatatcttgTACGCGGGTGTCTGATTCAACTTTTGGGTCACTGGGCGGCATGAATCACTGGTCTATTATGCGGGGTCAGAGTGGCATTTGATTGGTTATTAGACTGGGTTAATTGAGC
This window contains:
- the LOC27208753 gene encoding uncharacterized protein LOC27208753, with the protein product MNFNDNADSSTGSQIGKQKDLKSPKRAMDGVTKKTKKNLPKKTTMARSKLKIKALIKKRVQMAQKRKLALMTSAKDKSLQLKSKRKVIVVEPSSKSMRPKMISRRPTPLPRPRKKRESRATTLPKYIPLCQKKHHVVHEKSSEG